The DNA segment CGGCACTGGTCGTCCTCGCGCTCGGCGAAGAAACCAGGGGACGCACGCTCGAGAGTATCTCGCATTAAGATGCGCGATCGTTGGCGGTTGCGGCGGCCACATGGATTGACCTTGTGGCTGCCGGTGAAATATCCCTCGCGGCTAGAATCGCGTTAGTAACAGGCAGCGAAGGAGAATCGGGATCGATGGCCGTGCAGAGACCAGCCAGGCGGGCACGCGCGCCTAAACTCGTTGCGCCGAAAGGGCCGCCCAAGGCCTCGAAGGCAGAGCGGCGGACGGCCGGTTCCAACGGCACCGATCATGCGGCGGACGATGCGGAAACCCTGACCGACCGCGCCTATCGGCTGGTCGAGGAACTGATCGTTACGCTGGCGTTGCCGCCCGAAACCATTCTTTCGGAACAATCGCTGGCAGCAAAGCTCAAGATCGGACGAACGCCGATCCGCGAAGCCTTGCAGCGGCTCGCACGCGACGGCCTGGTCGTGATCCTGCCGCGGCGGGGCATTCTGGTGTCGCAGATCAACCTGAAGACGCAGATGCGGCTGCTCGAAGTGCGTCGCGAACTGGAACGGTTGATGGCAAAAGGCGCGGCCGAACGCGCAACGCCGGAAGAGACCGCCCAGTTCGCCGCGATAGCCCGCGACATGCGTCGCGCTTCTGATGAGAGCGACGATATGACGTTTATGAGGCTCGACCGCCAGTTCAACGAACTGGTCAGCCAAGCCGCGCGCAACGAGTTCGCCTCGCGCGCGATGGGCCTGATGCACGGCCTGTCCCGCCGCTTCTGGTATCAGCACTATCGCGAATCCGGCGACCTGCCGCTCTCGGCGCGGCTGCATGCCGAGGTGGCCGAGGCGATCGCCAAGCGCCATCCGGATGCCGCAGGCAAGGCCTCCGACCGTCTGATCGACTACATCGAGAGTTTTACCCGCAAGACCATCGAGGCTTGATTAGAGAGTCACCACGCTGCGGATGGCCTCGCCGCGCTTGAGCGCAGCAAAGCCTTCGTTGACCTGTTCCAGCGAAATGCGTGCGGTGATGAGGTCTTTCAGATTCAGCCGGCCGTCGAGCGCCGCGCGCGCCAGCATCGGAAAATCCCGCAACGGTCGCGCGCCGCCATAGCTGGAGCGGCGGATGCGCTTTTCCTGCATCAGGGATCCCCAGCGAAACGCCACGTCCTCGTTGACATCGGTCTTGCCGAGCCAGATCACCTCGCCGCCCGGCCGCACCGCTTCGCTCGTCAGCCGGAAGGCACGTGCGCTGCCGGCCGCTTCCAGCACCACGTCGGCGCCGCGGCCGGCCGTGAGCCACCGTACGGCCTCGACGACATCCTCATTGCCAGCGTTGATCGCATGCGTTGCGCCAAGTTTCCGGGCCAGCCGCAGCTTGTCGTCGGCGAGATCGACCGCCATCACGGTCTCTGCGCCCGCCATCCGCGCGCCCTGTACGGCGGCAAGGCCGACCGCGCCGCAGCCGATCACCATCACCGCGTCACCATAGTGGATCGAAGCGATGTTCAGCGCCGCGCCCACGCCCGTCATGACGCCGCACCCGATCAGGCACGCCTGATCGAACGGCAACTCCTTCGGAACGGCAATCGCCTGCTGCGCCGGCACGATGCAGTATTCGGCGAGCGTGCCGAGATACATCAGGTGCTTCAGCTCCCGCCCGTCGCGCAGATGCGCGCGGCTTTGGCCGTCGAATTGAACCGCGAGCGGCGCCTGGCTCAGGTAACTCTCGCACAGGATCGGCAGGTCGCGGTCGCAATAGAAGCAGTGCCCGCAATGCGGATTCCACGACAATACGACGTGGTCGCCTACATTGATGCCGTGGGCCTTCAGCCCGGCCTGTTCGACCACCCCGGCGGCCTCATGGCCGAGGACGATCGGCATCGGATTGCGCAAGGAGCCTTCGATCACCTCGAGGTCGGTGTGGCAGAGCCCGGCCGCCTTGATCCGGACGAGCACGTCATCGGGGGCGAGATCGGCCGCTTGCACCGTCTCGATGGTGAGCGGCGTCTTCGGCGCGTGAAGGACGGCGGCCTTGTAGGTGAGTGCCACGGAAATATTCCGCTTTCGATGTGCGTCAGGAGGCGGCGCGAAGCGCGTTACCGCGCAGCGCATCGAGTGCGGCATCGATATCGGCCGACGTCATCTCCCACTCGTTGCCGAAATTCGCGACGACGCCCGTCATGAAGGGTTCGACCAGGGCGAGCGCCTTGGTGGAATCGCCGAGATGTTCGGCCAGCATCGCCAGCGCCAGCTGCCGCGGCTCCGGCCCCTCATAGCTCCACTCGAATCCGTTGGCGGTGTAGCGATGAAGATCGAGCCTCTGGTCGAGCGGCCGGCCGTCGACCGTGACCTTGATGCCGTCGATAGTGCGGTCGCCGACGAAACTCTTCATGCACAGTCCCTCCCCGAGCCGGAATAGCAGCTTGCCGCTTTGATAGATGAGTGATATATCAGATGGCGAATTCGCTGTCATCGTCGATTTTCTTTAGGGTAGGACCGCCATGGAACTCGCATCGACCCCCATGTCCGACCG comes from the Bradyrhizobium erythrophlei genome and includes:
- a CDS encoding GntR family transcriptional regulator, with the protein product MAVQRPARRARAPKLVAPKGPPKASKAERRTAGSNGTDHAADDAETLTDRAYRLVEELIVTLALPPETILSEQSLAAKLKIGRTPIREALQRLARDGLVVILPRRGILVSQINLKTQMRLLEVRRELERLMAKGAAERATPEETAQFAAIARDMRRASDESDDMTFMRLDRQFNELVSQAARNEFASRAMGLMHGLSRRFWYQHYRESGDLPLSARLHAEVAEAIAKRHPDAAGKASDRLIDYIESFTRKTIEA
- a CDS encoding Zn-dependent alcohol dehydrogenase, producing MALTYKAAVLHAPKTPLTIETVQAADLAPDDVLVRIKAAGLCHTDLEVIEGSLRNPMPIVLGHEAAGVVEQAGLKAHGINVGDHVVLSWNPHCGHCFYCDRDLPILCESYLSQAPLAVQFDGQSRAHLRDGRELKHLMYLGTLAEYCIVPAQQAIAVPKELPFDQACLIGCGVMTGVGAALNIASIHYGDAVMVIGCGAVGLAAVQGARMAGAETVMAVDLADDKLRLARKLGATHAINAGNEDVVEAVRWLTAGRGADVVLEAAGSARAFRLTSEAVRPGGEVIWLGKTDVNEDVAFRWGSLMQEKRIRRSSYGGARPLRDFPMLARAALDGRLNLKDLITARISLEQVNEGFAALKRGEAIRSVVTL
- a CDS encoding DUF6166 domain-containing protein, whose amino-acid sequence is MKSFVGDRTIDGIKVTVDGRPLDQRLDLHRYTANGFEWSYEGPEPRQLALAMLAEHLGDSTKALALVEPFMTGVVANFGNEWEMTSADIDAALDALRGNALRAAS